Proteins encoded within one genomic window of Dermatophilus congolensis:
- a CDS encoding pseudouridine synthase has product MSGRSGSGARRSGGSGGPKRGSGYPKKSSGGGRAASAKTGRKAVKQPRRGRGDLRPDQLAPRENHAPVVDVHDPDGVRLQKLLASAGVGSRRACEALIEQGRVEVDDQIVTELGIRIDPLARRVRVDGQYINLDSSRSYYALNKPVGVVSSMDDEFGRPDISYMLFNRQERLFHVGRLDADTSGLLLLTNDGELAHRLQHPSYEVAKTYVASVPGPIPRDLGRRLREGVELEEGLVQVDSFKLIDSTPGKALVEVVLHEGKKHVVRRLLDAVGHPVLTLTRIAVGPIRLGDQKSGRLRELNGKEIADLYAAAGL; this is encoded by the coding sequence ATGAGTGGGCGTAGCGGCAGTGGAGCACGGCGTAGTGGTGGGTCGGGGGGACCTAAGCGTGGCTCCGGCTACCCGAAGAAGAGTTCTGGCGGGGGGCGTGCTGCGTCTGCGAAGACTGGCCGCAAGGCGGTGAAGCAGCCGCGTCGGGGGCGTGGTGATTTGCGTCCGGATCAGTTAGCTCCGCGGGAAAATCACGCTCCGGTGGTGGATGTTCACGATCCGGACGGGGTGCGTTTGCAGAAGTTGTTGGCTAGCGCGGGGGTGGGGTCGCGTCGGGCGTGTGAGGCGTTGATTGAGCAAGGCCGGGTGGAGGTTGATGACCAGATTGTTACGGAGCTGGGTATTCGGATTGATCCGTTGGCTCGGCGTGTGCGGGTGGATGGTCAGTACATCAATTTGGATTCTTCGCGTTCGTATTACGCGTTGAATAAGCCTGTTGGTGTGGTGTCGTCGATGGATGATGAGTTCGGGCGTCCGGATATTTCGTACATGTTGTTTAACCGGCAGGAGCGGTTGTTCCATGTTGGTCGTTTGGACGCTGATACCAGTGGCTTGTTGTTGCTGACCAATGATGGTGAATTGGCACATCGGTTGCAGCACCCGAGTTATGAGGTGGCGAAGACGTATGTGGCTTCGGTGCCGGGGCCAATTCCTCGGGATTTGGGGCGTCGTTTGCGTGAGGGTGTGGAGTTGGAGGAGGGCCTGGTTCAGGTCGATTCGTTTAAGTTGATTGATTCGACTCCGGGTAAGGCGTTGGTTGAGGTTGTGCTTCATGAGGGCAAGAAGCACGTGGTGCGTCGTTTGTTGGATGCGGTGGGCCACCCGGTGTTGACGTTGACGCGTATTGCGGTGGGGCCGATTCGTTTGGGTGACCAAAAGAGTGGCCGGTTGCGTGAGTTGAATGGTAAGGAGATCGCTGACCTGTACGCGGCGGCGGGTTTGTGA
- a CDS encoding DsbA family protein, translating to MTNNVTMWFDVACPYAWMTSRWLKDVQKVRDITLTFRPMSLDILNRTNDIDEEYARKMQANSGPARVFAAVHHTQPDKIDDLYTAMGTLIHINGENNKEGYGAYDNVIRQALSIAQLDPTLAEAANNDAYTPILEKLHNEAMDAVGEDSGCPIVKFADTQAFFGPVITDNPGGEEAGKIYDAFNAIAAFSSFFEMKRARTQTPQLPGWK from the coding sequence ATGACCAACAACGTAACCATGTGGTTCGACGTCGCCTGCCCCTACGCCTGGATGACCTCACGGTGGCTCAAAGACGTACAAAAAGTACGAGACATCACCCTCACCTTCCGCCCCATGTCCCTAGACATCCTCAACCGCACCAACGACATCGACGAAGAATACGCACGAAAAATGCAGGCAAACTCCGGTCCCGCCCGCGTCTTCGCTGCCGTTCACCACACCCAGCCAGACAAAATCGACGACCTCTACACCGCGATGGGCACCCTCATCCACATCAACGGCGAAAACAACAAAGAAGGCTACGGCGCCTACGACAACGTCATCCGCCAAGCCCTGTCCATCGCCCAGCTCGACCCCACCCTCGCTGAAGCCGCCAACAACGACGCCTACACTCCCATTCTCGAAAAACTTCACAACGAAGCCATGGACGCCGTCGGAGAAGACAGTGGCTGCCCCATCGTCAAATTCGCAGACACACAAGCCTTCTTCGGACCCGTCATCACCGACAACCCCGGTGGCGAAGAAGCCGGAAAAATCTACGACGCCTTCAACGCCATCGCAGCCTTCTCGTCCTTCTTCGAAATGAAACGCGCCCGCACCCAAACCCCGCAGCTACCCGGCTGGAAATAA
- the der gene encoding bifunctional cytidylate kinase/GTPase Der, which translates to MSKNEPLVIAIDGPSGTGKSSVSREVAAMFGIDYLDTGAMYRSLAWFCLDKGIDFEDVAAVGAAARDLPLEIVTDPGAPAVFVDGVDVSQEIRSSRVSGVVSKVAAIPAVREELIARQRAIMAECAADGGVVAEGRDITTVVAPDATVRILLTASEQARLQRRATQEAELSGGDSVVTDRTRAEVVGRDAQDSAVTSFVEPAPGVTLLDTTDLDYEGSVRAVVAIVASEADFIGDSDDDGIYEFDAAGADGVAQDADSSGVEVVYVPEGASGSLPRGEDTDEDAGVARALRAGLEEFDLDDADLALVDGQFDPDAQEDGEGAAPVVAVIGRPNVGKSTLVNRIIGRREAVVEDVPGVTRDRVAYDAEWAGTKFTLVDTGGWEVDATGIHLRVAEQAEIAVGLCDAVLFVVDATVGATDTDEAVVRLLRRSGKPVVLVANKVDDMRGEADAAALWSLGLGQPWPVSALHGRGTGDALEALMGVLPQESQVEGAYRRGGPRRVALLGRPNVGKSSLLNRLAGEERVVVDNVAGTTRDPVDEFIELGGTTWRFVDTAGIRRRVHLTRGADFYASLRTRTALEKAEVAVVLIDAHDPISEQDIRIVQQVVDAGRAVVIAYNKWDLIDEERRYYLEREIERELVQIAWAPRVNASALTGRHVQKLVPALEQSLASWDTRVPTGRLNALLGEIVAAHPHPVRGGKQPRILFATQASTRPPRFVLFANGFIEAGYRRFLERRLREEFGFVGSPIEISVRVKEKRRRKEK; encoded by the coding sequence ATGAGTAAGAACGAGCCCCTGGTCATCGCTATCGACGGCCCTTCCGGAACTGGTAAGTCCAGCGTGTCCCGTGAGGTGGCCGCCATGTTCGGTATCGATTATCTGGACACGGGGGCGATGTATCGGTCGTTGGCTTGGTTCTGCCTGGATAAGGGCATTGATTTTGAGGATGTTGCTGCGGTGGGCGCGGCGGCTCGGGATTTGCCTTTGGAGATTGTTACCGATCCGGGTGCGCCGGCGGTGTTTGTTGATGGTGTTGATGTTTCGCAGGAGATTCGTTCTTCTCGGGTCTCTGGTGTGGTTTCGAAGGTGGCGGCTATCCCTGCGGTGCGGGAGGAGTTGATTGCTCGTCAGCGCGCGATTATGGCTGAGTGTGCTGCTGATGGGGGAGTGGTTGCTGAGGGGCGGGATATCACTACGGTGGTTGCTCCGGATGCGACGGTGCGGATTTTGCTTACTGCTAGTGAGCAGGCGCGTCTGCAGCGTCGGGCGACGCAGGAGGCGGAGCTTTCTGGTGGCGATTCGGTGGTGACGGATCGCACGCGTGCGGAGGTTGTTGGTCGGGATGCGCAGGATTCGGCGGTGACGTCGTTTGTTGAGCCTGCTCCTGGGGTGACGTTGTTGGACACCACTGATCTTGATTACGAGGGTTCGGTGCGTGCGGTGGTGGCGATTGTTGCTTCTGAGGCTGATTTCATCGGTGATAGTGATGATGACGGCATCTACGAGTTCGATGCTGCCGGCGCTGATGGCGTGGCGCAGGATGCTGATTCTTCTGGCGTGGAGGTTGTGTACGTTCCTGAGGGTGCTTCAGGTTCGTTGCCTCGGGGTGAGGACACTGATGAGGATGCGGGTGTAGCGCGCGCTCTTCGTGCTGGTTTGGAAGAGTTCGATCTTGATGATGCTGACTTGGCTTTGGTTGATGGTCAGTTCGATCCGGATGCGCAGGAGGACGGTGAGGGTGCCGCGCCGGTGGTGGCGGTGATTGGGCGCCCGAATGTGGGTAAATCCACGTTGGTGAACCGCATCATTGGGCGTCGTGAGGCGGTTGTGGAGGATGTTCCTGGGGTGACGCGTGACCGTGTCGCGTATGACGCGGAGTGGGCGGGAACGAAGTTCACTCTGGTGGATACCGGTGGCTGGGAGGTTGATGCCACGGGGATTCATCTGCGGGTAGCTGAGCAGGCCGAGATTGCGGTGGGCTTGTGTGACGCAGTGCTGTTTGTGGTTGATGCCACGGTGGGGGCTACGGACACCGATGAGGCGGTTGTGCGGTTGTTGCGCCGTTCGGGCAAGCCTGTGGTTCTTGTGGCGAACAAGGTTGATGACATGCGTGGTGAGGCTGATGCTGCCGCGTTGTGGTCGTTGGGGTTGGGGCAGCCGTGGCCTGTTTCGGCGTTGCATGGCCGGGGGACTGGTGATGCGTTGGAGGCGCTGATGGGTGTGCTTCCGCAGGAATCTCAGGTTGAGGGTGCGTATCGGCGTGGGGGGCCGCGCCGGGTGGCATTGTTGGGGCGCCCGAATGTGGGTAAGTCGAGTTTGTTGAACCGTCTGGCTGGTGAGGAGCGTGTGGTCGTCGATAACGTGGCGGGCACGACGCGTGATCCGGTGGATGAGTTCATTGAGTTGGGTGGGACGACGTGGCGTTTCGTTGATACTGCTGGTATTCGTCGTCGTGTTCATCTGACTCGCGGCGCGGATTTTTATGCGTCGTTGCGTACCCGTACGGCCTTGGAGAAGGCTGAAGTCGCGGTGGTGTTGATTGATGCGCATGACCCCATCAGCGAGCAGGACATTCGGATCGTTCAGCAGGTTGTTGATGCCGGTCGTGCTGTGGTGATCGCTTATAACAAGTGGGATCTCATTGATGAGGAGCGTCGCTACTACCTGGAGCGGGAGATTGAGCGCGAGCTGGTGCAGATCGCGTGGGCTCCGCGGGTGAATGCTTCGGCGTTGACGGGGCGGCATGTGCAGAAGTTGGTTCCTGCGTTGGAGCAGTCGTTGGCTTCGTGGGATACGCGGGTTCCGACGGGTCGGTTGAATGCGTTGTTGGGTGAGATTGTTGCTGCACATCCGCACCCGGTTCGTGGTGGTAAGCAGCCGCGTATTTTGTTCGCGACGCAGGCTTCGACACGTCCGCCGCGTTTTG